In the Cyanobacteriota bacterium genome, TCAATAGAGGCACCCACTGCCGTTGTAACTTTTTACACGATAATAATTATCCTACCCACCACCATTGCCATGAACCAACAACCTGTGATCGCTCTAAATTGTGTCAATCATTACTATGGCTCTGGCAATCTACGCAAACAAATCTTATTTGAGGTGACAACACAGATTTACCCTGGTGAAGTTGTGATTATGACTGGGCCATCCGGGTCTGGTAAGACGACGCTATTGACCCTGATTGGTGCATTGCGATCAACCCAGGAGGGCAGTTTGAAGGTACTAGGGCAAGAATTACACAATGCTCCACGCCATCAGTTAGTAAAAATACGCCGTAACATTGGCTACATATTCCAAGCCCATAACCTACTCAATTCCCTTACAGCTCGGCAAAATGTACAGATGTCTCTAGAACTGCACCCAGAAATCTCATCCACACAGGCGAAGCGCCAAGCCGAAGCCATGCTAGAGGCTGTAGGGTTAGGCGATCACATCAACTACTACCCAAAGGAGCTTTCTGGGGGACAAAAGCAACGAGTAGCGATCGCTCGCGCCCTAGCTAGCCATCCTAAGATTGTGCTAGCCGATGAACCTACCGCTGCCCTGGATAAAAAATCAGGTCGGGATGTCGTAGAAATCATGCAGAAACTAGCCAAGCAGCAGGGCTGTACCATTCTTCTAGTCACCCACGACAACCGTATTTTGGACATAGCTGACCGCATTATCCACATGGAAGATGGGCGGCTTTCAGCACTAGAGGCGATCGCCACGAGACTCTCGTAGCACAGCAGTGTGATAGCATCTAAAACTACAGTTGAGCCTCTTGCCGGCATCGTACCAGTTTGGACTTTTAGACTAACGGTTTAGAACGGTTTAGATTGACGATCTCCCAGCCACGCTAGGACGCAAAACATTACTAAACAGTGTATTTTAATACAAAGTACATTGCTTCTTTGGCATGAAGCTCCTAGGTACAGTCATAGGAAATGCATTGTTCAGTAATCACCCTACCTATTTGCAACAAATTTGTTACATTTAGATGCAAACATTGACACTTAGCCCAATCGCTATCCATAATTAGGGGTTGCGAAAACTTTACTACTGGACAACCCTTGGCTAACGTTATTGTGATTGGTGCCCAATGGGGCGATGAGGGAAAAGGTAAGATTACGGATCTATTAAGCCGATCTGCTGACGTTGTGGTTCGCTACCAAGGAGGTGTCAATGCTGGACACACCGTCGTCGTAGGCGATCAGACCTTTAAGCTGCATTTGATTCCATCAGGGATCTTGTACCCAGGAACTGATTGCATTATTGGTTCTGG is a window encoding:
- a CDS encoding DevA family ABC transporter ATP-binding protein; translation: MNQQPVIALNCVNHYYGSGNLRKQILFEVTTQIYPGEVVIMTGPSGSGKTTLLTLIGALRSTQEGSLKVLGQELHNAPRHQLVKIRRNIGYIFQAHNLLNSLTARQNVQMSLELHPEISSTQAKRQAEAMLEAVGLGDHINYYPKELSGGQKQRVAIARALASHPKIVLADEPTAALDKKSGRDVVEIMQKLAKQQGCTILLVTHDNRILDIADRIIHMEDGRLSALEAIATRLS